A window from Streptomyces sp. NBC_00271 encodes these proteins:
- the recG gene encoding ATP-dependent DNA helicase RecG — protein sequence MDLVPALDEPLKKVLGPPTAKVMAEHLGLHTVGDLLHHYPRRYEERGQLTHLADLPMDEHVTVVAQVADARLLTFASAKAPRGKGQRLEVTITDGSGRLQLVFFGNGVHKPHKDLLPGTRAMFSGKVSVFNHRLQLAHPAYEPLRADSDDAAETVDSWAGALIPIYPATAKLESWKIAKSVQTVLLSAQEAVDPLPDSLRDGRGLVPLPEALLKIHRPHTKADIHDARARLKWDEAFVLQVALARRRHADAQLPAVARLPKPDGLLTAFDAKLPFTLTEGQQKVSKEIFDDLATEHPMHRLLQGEVGSGKTMVALRAMLAVVDAGGQAAMLAPTEVLAQQHHRSITEMMGELAEGGMLGGSEHSTKVVLLTGSMGAAGRRQALLDLVTGEAGIVIGTHALIEDKVQFHDLGLVVVDEQHRFGVEQRDALRGKGKQPPHLLVMTATPIPRTVAMTVFGDLETSVLDQLPAGRSPIASHVVPAADKPHFLTRAWERVREEVENGHQAYVVCPRIGDDVDEPADPKKAKKKSPEDEAEKRPPLAVLDIADQLATGPLRGLKVEVLHGRMQPDDKDAVMRRFAAGETDVLVATTVIEVGVNVPNATAMVIMDADRFGVSQLHQLRGRVGRGSAAGLCLLVTEMPEASPARQRLTAVASTLDGFELSRIDLEQRREGDVLGQAQSGVRSSLRMLAVIEDEEIIAEAREEAAAVVAADPELTALPGLRTALEALLDEEREQYLDKG from the coding sequence ATGGATCTCGTGCCCGCGCTCGATGAACCACTGAAGAAGGTGCTCGGTCCCCCCACCGCGAAGGTGATGGCCGAGCACCTCGGCCTGCACACCGTCGGCGACCTGCTGCACCACTACCCGCGCAGATACGAGGAGCGCGGGCAGCTCACCCACCTCGCCGACCTGCCCATGGACGAGCACGTCACGGTGGTCGCCCAGGTCGCCGACGCGCGCCTGCTGACCTTCGCCTCCGCCAAGGCGCCCCGCGGCAAGGGCCAGCGCCTCGAAGTGACCATCACCGACGGCAGCGGTCGCCTCCAGCTGGTCTTCTTCGGCAACGGGGTGCACAAACCCCACAAGGACCTGCTGCCCGGCACGCGCGCGATGTTCTCGGGCAAGGTCTCCGTCTTCAACCACCGCCTCCAGCTGGCCCATCCGGCGTACGAGCCGCTGCGCGCCGACAGCGACGACGCCGCCGAGACCGTCGACTCCTGGGCGGGCGCGCTCATCCCGATCTACCCGGCCACCGCCAAGCTGGAGTCCTGGAAGATCGCCAAGTCGGTGCAGACGGTGCTGCTGAGCGCCCAGGAGGCCGTCGACCCGCTGCCGGACTCCCTCCGGGACGGCCGCGGCCTGGTCCCCCTCCCCGAGGCCCTTCTGAAGATCCACCGCCCGCACACCAAGGCGGACATCCACGACGCCCGCGCCCGTCTCAAGTGGGACGAGGCCTTCGTCCTCCAGGTCGCCCTGGCCCGCCGCCGCCACGCCGACGCCCAACTCCCCGCCGTGGCCCGTCTCCCCAAGCCGGACGGGCTGCTGACCGCCTTCGACGCGAAGCTGCCCTTCACCCTCACCGAGGGCCAGCAGAAGGTCTCCAAGGAGATCTTCGACGACCTCGCCACCGAGCACCCGATGCACCGGCTGCTCCAGGGAGAAGTCGGTTCCGGGAAGACGATGGTCGCCCTGCGCGCCATGCTCGCCGTCGTCGACGCGGGCGGGCAGGCCGCGATGCTCGCGCCGACCGAGGTGCTCGCCCAGCAGCACCACCGGTCGATCACCGAGATGATGGGCGAGCTGGCCGAGGGCGGCATGCTCGGCGGGTCCGAGCACTCCACCAAGGTCGTGCTGCTCACCGGTTCCATGGGGGCGGCGGGGCGGCGGCAGGCGCTGCTCGACCTGGTCACCGGTGAGGCCGGGATCGTGATCGGCACCCACGCGCTGATCGAGGACAAGGTGCAGTTCCACGACCTGGGCCTGGTCGTGGTGGACGAGCAGCACCGCTTCGGTGTCGAGCAGCGCGACGCCCTGCGCGGCAAGGGCAAGCAGCCGCCGCACCTCCTGGTGATGACCGCCACGCCCATTCCGCGCACGGTCGCGATGACCGTCTTCGGCGACCTGGAGACCTCGGTCCTCGACCAGCTTCCCGCCGGGCGTTCGCCGATCGCCAGCCATGTCGTCCCCGCCGCCGACAAACCGCACTTCCTCACGCGCGCGTGGGAGCGCGTGCGCGAAGAAGTGGAGAACGGCCATCAGGCGTACGTGGTCTGCCCGCGCATCGGCGACGACGTCGACGAACCTGCCGACCCGAAGAAGGCCAAGAAGAAGTCCCCCGAGGACGAGGCCGAGAAGCGCCCGCCCCTCGCCGTCCTCGACATCGCCGACCAGCTCGCCACGGGGCCCCTCCGAGGACTCAAGGTCGAGGTCCTGCACGGCCGTATGCAGCCCGACGACAAGGACGCCGTGATGCGCCGCTTCGCCGCGGGCGAGACGGACGTCCTGGTCGCCACGACGGTGATCGAGGTCGGGGTAAACGTACCGAACGCCACGGCCATGGTGATCATGGATGCCGACCGGTTCGGCGTGTCCCAGCTCCACCAGCTGCGCGGCCGCGTAGGTCGTGGCTCCGCCGCCGGACTGTGCCTCCTGGTCACCGAGATGCCGGAGGCGAGCCCGGCGCGTCAGCGCCTGACCGCGGTGGCGTCCACGCTCGACGGCTTCGAGCTCTCCCGCATCGACCTCGAACAGCGCCGTGAGGGCGACGTGCTCGGCCAGGCCCAGTCCGGCGTCCGCTCCTCGCTGCGCATGCTCGCCGTCATCGAGGACGAGGAGATCATCGCCGAGGCCCGCGAGGAGGCCGCCGCAGTCGTCGCCGCCGACCCCGAGCTCACCGCCCTCCCCGGCCTGCGCACGGCCCTGGAGGCCCTCCTCGACGAGGAGCGCGAGCAGTATCTGGACAAGGGCTGA
- a CDS encoding HSP90 family protein, with protein sequence MDSQTSQSSQASQSPHTFQVDLRGLVDLLSHHLYSSPKVYLRELLQNAVDAITARRAEQPDAPAAVRLYAEGGTLRVEDSGIGLTESDVHSLLATIGRSSKREDGLQAARSDFLGQFGIGLLACFVVAERIRVVSRSARTPDAAPVEWTATDDGSYTVRTLPHEARPEPGTTVHLVARAGAGEWLTEERVRSLARDFGSLLPYDVRVGDEAIAELPAPWDRTHPSPATRRVALARHCHDLFGFTPLDTIDLNVPLAGVRGVAYVLPSAVSPAQRASHRVHLKGMLLTERAEQLLPDWAFFVRCVLDTDSLRPTASRESLYEDETLAAVREALGERIRSWLTGLAAGDPERLAAFLSVHHLGVKSLARHDNEMLRTMLPWLPFETTDGRLSLEEFALRHPVVHFTRTVEEYRQVAPIASAQGIGVINGGYTYDSELVEALPSVRPGTVVSELDADTVTAHLDAVDPAEELALSGFLMAARAKLDPLGCDVVLRAFHPLSVPALHLDDRAARHEQARAEAEEQADDLWAGILGSLRGSAPRARLVLNHLNPLIRRISSLRDPELIGTATESLYGQALLMAQRPLRPADSALLNRAFIGLLEWATHTEPGKDDLR encoded by the coding sequence ATGGACTCCCAGACCTCACAGTCATCACAGGCATCCCAGTCACCTCACACCTTCCAGGTCGACCTGCGTGGTCTGGTGGACCTGCTCTCCCATCACCTCTACTCCAGCCCCAAGGTCTACCTGCGCGAACTGCTGCAGAACGCTGTGGACGCGATCACCGCCCGGCGGGCGGAGCAGCCCGACGCCCCGGCCGCCGTGCGCCTGTACGCCGAGGGCGGCACCCTGCGTGTGGAGGACTCCGGCATCGGGCTCACCGAGTCCGACGTGCACAGCCTCCTCGCCACGATCGGCCGCAGTTCCAAGCGGGAGGACGGCCTGCAGGCGGCGCGCTCCGACTTTCTGGGGCAGTTCGGCATCGGGTTGCTGGCGTGCTTCGTGGTCGCCGAACGCATCCGCGTCGTCAGCCGCAGCGCGCGTACGCCCGACGCGGCGCCCGTGGAGTGGACGGCGACCGACGACGGCTCGTACACCGTGCGCACACTGCCGCACGAGGCCCGTCCCGAACCGGGTACCACCGTGCACCTGGTGGCGCGCGCCGGAGCCGGCGAATGGCTCACCGAGGAGCGGGTCCGCTCCCTGGCCCGGGACTTCGGCTCGCTGCTGCCGTACGACGTACGGGTCGGCGACGAGGCGATCGCGGAGCTTCCCGCGCCCTGGGACCGCACCCATCCGAGCCCCGCCACCCGCAGGGTGGCCCTGGCCCGTCACTGCCACGACCTGTTCGGCTTCACACCGCTGGACACGATCGACCTGAACGTGCCGCTCGCCGGAGTCCGCGGCGTGGCGTACGTCCTGCCGTCGGCGGTCAGCCCTGCCCAGCGCGCGAGCCATCGGGTGCATCTGAAGGGCATGCTGCTCACCGAGCGGGCCGAACAGCTGTTGCCCGACTGGGCGTTCTTCGTGCGCTGCGTCCTGGACACGGACAGCCTGCGGCCCACCGCCTCGCGCGAGTCGCTGTACGAGGACGAGACCCTGGCGGCCGTACGCGAGGCCCTGGGCGAGCGCATCCGGTCGTGGCTGACGGGGCTCGCGGCGGGCGACCCGGAGCGGCTGGCGGCCTTCCTGTCGGTCCACCACCTGGGTGTGAAGTCCCTGGCGCGGCACGACAACGAGATGCTGCGCACGATGCTGCCGTGGCTGCCCTTCGAGACGACCGACGGACGGCTGTCCCTGGAGGAGTTCGCGCTGCGCCACCCGGTGGTGCACTTCACGCGGACCGTGGAGGAGTACCGGCAGGTCGCGCCCATCGCCTCCGCCCAGGGCATCGGGGTGATCAACGGCGGCTACACGTACGACAGCGAGCTGGTCGAGGCGCTGCCGTCGGTGCGTCCGGGGACGGTCGTCTCGGAGCTGGACGCGGACACCGTGACGGCGCACCTGGACGCCGTCGACCCGGCCGAGGAACTGGCCCTCTCGGGCTTCCTGATGGCCGCCCGGGCCAAGCTCGACCCCCTGGGCTGCGACGTGGTGCTGCGCGCCTTCCACCCGCTCTCCGTGCCCGCCCTGCACCTGGACGACCGGGCGGCCCGCCACGAGCAGGCCCGCGCGGAGGCCGAGGAGCAGGCCGACGACCTGTGGGCGGGCATTCTCGGCTCGCTGCGCGGCAGCGCGCCCCGTGCCCGCCTGGTCCTCAACCACCTCAACCCACTGATCAGAAGGATCAGTTCACTGCGCGACCCGGAGCTGATAGGCACCGCCACGGAGTCCCTCTACGGACAGGCCCTCCTCATGGCGCAGCGCCCCCTGCGGCCCGCCGACTCCGCGCTCCTCAACCGCGCGTTCATCGGCCTCCTGGAGTGGGCCACCCACACCGAGCCCGGGAAGGACGACCTCCGATGA
- a CDS encoding DAK2 domain-containing protein, giving the protein MPQVPQTLDALAVRTWCGLALEALGRAREEIDAINVYPVADGDTGTNLYLTVESAAAAVEAVFAGYETVTGVAGPTGSAVSGAVSTGVTGAGLPTLADAVRAMAHGALIGARGNSGTILAQLLRGMAQVLAADGEVDGAAAGEVDGAAGGGTGGATEGETAHTDGQALRLALRQAADSAREAVAHPVEGTVLTVATAAAEAATGTEGDCGTVACAAYEGARAALMATPGQLAVLERAGVVDAGGRGLLAVLAALAETFTGESPGAGRVAVEVHTRVNGMDGVKGMNGVSGVDRVDGVDRVDVNGVCVDGPPGEDSPAFEVTYLLEAEDADVARLRARLDRLGNSLVVVGGDGLWNVHVHADDAGAAVEAGVEAGRPYRIRITHFGLGDAHTAGAAGRPPRERAQRAVVAVVPGEGLAGLYAEAGATTVLARPGEPPASGELVEAVRRAHAREVVLLPNDADLRHTAAAAAEQARTEGVRVALIPTRSAVQGIAALAVHEPERRFDEDVVAMTSAAGATRYAEVAVAERQSWTMAGICQAGDVLGLIDGDVAVIGSDITATAETVLDRMLAAGGEMVTLVLGDEAPGSIAAHLEARVRESYLAVDTVAYRGGRQGALLLIGVE; this is encoded by the coding sequence GTGCCGCAGGTGCCGCAGACATTGGATGCTCTCGCGGTGCGCACCTGGTGCGGCCTCGCGCTGGAGGCGCTGGGGCGGGCGCGCGAGGAGATCGATGCCATCAATGTCTACCCGGTCGCGGACGGGGACACCGGGACGAATCTGTATCTGACGGTGGAGTCGGCGGCAGCGGCGGTGGAGGCGGTTTTCGCGGGCTACGAGACGGTGACGGGCGTCGCCGGTCCCACGGGGTCCGCTGTCTCCGGGGCCGTTTCCACGGGAGTCACGGGGGCCGGTCTGCCCACGCTCGCCGACGCCGTGCGGGCGATGGCGCACGGGGCGCTGATCGGGGCCCGCGGGAACTCCGGGACGATCCTCGCGCAGTTGCTGCGCGGCATGGCACAGGTGCTCGCCGCCGACGGTGAGGTCGATGGCGCGGCTGCTGGTGAGGTCGACGGTGCGGCCGGTGGTGGGACCGGCGGTGCGACCGAGGGTGAGACCGCTCACACCGACGGACAGGCCCTCCGGCTGGCCCTCCGGCAGGCCGCCGACTCCGCACGCGAAGCCGTCGCGCACCCCGTGGAGGGCACGGTCCTCACGGTCGCCACGGCCGCCGCCGAGGCGGCCACCGGCACGGAGGGCGACTGCGGCACGGTCGCGTGCGCGGCGTACGAGGGAGCACGGGCGGCCCTCATGGCGACCCCCGGCCAGCTGGCCGTGCTGGAGCGTGCCGGCGTGGTCGACGCGGGTGGGCGGGGGCTGCTGGCGGTGCTGGCGGCACTGGCGGAGACGTTCACGGGGGAGTCCCCGGGCGCCGGACGGGTGGCGGTCGAGGTCCACACGCGCGTGAATGGCATGGACGGCGTGAAGGGCATGAACGGCGTGAGTGGCGTGGACCGTGTGGATGGCGTGGACCGTGTGGATGTGAACGGCGTGTGCGTGGACGGCCCGCCGGGGGAGGACAGTCCGGCCTTCGAGGTGACCTACCTGCTGGAGGCGGAGGACGCGGACGTGGCGCGGCTGCGGGCCCGGCTCGACCGCCTCGGCAACTCGCTCGTCGTGGTCGGCGGGGACGGGCTGTGGAACGTCCATGTGCACGCGGACGACGCCGGTGCCGCCGTGGAGGCGGGGGTCGAGGCCGGGCGGCCGTACCGGATCCGGATCACGCACTTCGGGCTCGGCGACGCCCACACGGCGGGCGCGGCCGGGCGGCCGCCCCGGGAGCGGGCGCAGCGGGCCGTGGTGGCGGTCGTGCCCGGCGAAGGGCTGGCCGGGCTGTACGCCGAGGCCGGGGCGACCACCGTGCTCGCGCGGCCCGGGGAACCGCCCGCGAGCGGGGAACTCGTCGAGGCCGTACGCCGGGCCCACGCGCGCGAGGTGGTGCTACTGCCCAATGACGCCGACCTGCGCCACACCGCGGCGGCCGCCGCCGAGCAGGCCCGTACGGAGGGCGTCCGGGTCGCGCTGATCCCGACCCGCTCCGCGGTCCAGGGCATCGCCGCGCTCGCCGTCCACGAGCCCGAACGCCGCTTCGACGAGGACGTCGTCGCCATGACCTCCGCGGCGGGCGCCACGCGTTACGCCGAGGTCGCCGTCGCCGAGCGTCAGTCCTGGACCATGGCCGGCATCTGCCAGGCAGGCGACGTCCTCGGGCTCATCGACGGCGATGTCGCCGTGATCGGCTCCGACATCACCGCCACCGCCGAAACCGTCCTCGACCGCATGCTCGCCGCCGGCGGGGAGATGGTCACCCTCGTCCTGGGCGACGAGGCTCCCGGCTCCATCGCCGCCCACCTCGAAGCACGGGTCCGGGAGTCGTACTTGGCGGTGGACACGGTGGCGTACCGGGGCGGTCGACAGGGCGCGTTGCTGCTGATCGGGGTGGAGTAG
- the coaD gene encoding pantetheine-phosphate adenylyltransferase has translation MRRAVCPGSFDPITNGHLDIIARASRLYDVVHVVVMINQSKQGLFTVDERIELIREVTAEYGNIQVEAYHGLLVDFCKQRDIPAIVKGLRAVSDFDYELQMAQMNNGLSGVETLFIPTSPTYSFLSSSLVKEVAQWGGDISHLVPEVVLEALKGRLGKS, from the coding sequence TTGCGCCGCGCCGTCTGTCCGGGGTCATTCGACCCCATCACCAATGGACACCTCGACATCATCGCCCGCGCTTCCAGGCTCTACGACGTCGTGCACGTCGTGGTGATGATCAATCAGTCGAAGCAGGGCCTGTTCACCGTCGACGAGCGGATCGAGCTGATCCGCGAGGTCACCGCCGAGTACGGCAACATCCAGGTCGAGGCCTACCACGGCCTCCTCGTCGACTTCTGCAAGCAGCGCGACATCCCCGCCATCGTGAAGGGTCTGCGGGCGGTCAGCGACTTCGACTACGAGCTCCAGATGGCCCAGATGAACAACGGCCTCTCGGGCGTCGAGACGCTGTTCATCCCGACCAGCCCCACCTACAGCTTCCTGTCCTCCTCGCTCGTGAAGGAGGTCGCCCAGTGGGGCGGCGACATCTCCCACCTGGTGCCGGAGGTCGTGCTGGAGGCACTCAAGGGACGGCTCGGAAAGAGCTGA
- a CDS encoding tetratricopeptide repeat protein — MSQAMGMDFDTLRQAMADNQEQPEGPARNARAEQLLVEAEKLNIPLAVIEALGHQLKVYNYSSEKDKMFVPFARLLRMWDERPEDFDEYETHSLHWVFKWMSAGMLDQPHIPLASIEKWLGEMEHRYRLAGHSERAVRGAEFSVAAHLGDLGRAERAYTAWLAADRDTMADCHACELHSQGWWRAERDADEEALELWRPVLEGEYTCAHEPHTVLASSLVPLLRLGRLDEARAHHLRGFRLVRPMESMRGAYADHVEFCALSGNEARALELLAERPAYFTDSGDPRSRLDFMAVTALLMDRLTGLGLGDQPVPGPAGREWTARGLAVHARGEALSLAALFDARNGTSYVSERARGRMDQRPLVERLPLGVRSRSTRHLSPSASAAGSGSGSGSAAASASARSSAAVVESDAGSDPSSLSALLAEARRLSATRSPDAVEAWAAASRAAEGQELDVRDRAEIADHAAMERGPEGIELFHEAAELYAEASDPGEALAARARAAYVLALTGGPEEALATVSELYEGVLALLADGGTGVSQAASVLVGRARILMLLVQEDANEDAGESGATASGTAGSGTGDSGTGGDEVVGAAEAAVRELLALAEPHLSDVRMASRAAEARAMLGELAAHAGDAEAAAELLAQAAAAFVAAGLPWFAVEYESRLAGIARHLGDAEEAERAARAALEHGGPRLEPMGHAQLHLQLAEVLGATGQFGPASEHALEAAHWADEAGEGPTLGAWARHQLGGFLLRQGRWAEAAEILESALPDLTTDMHGDGAIVQTRWWLGDCLTELGEHRAAAEHWLRAADVARHWPEQRDHAMLAHLAAEALGHAELPAQAEQAYARAGDLWRGLGNVHGLIRSLRARAWVALRTDSGLDGARESMAAAVRECEEGLRAVSSSVGAEAVEASDAMAGSDAAEARHRLVAELGHTHRQFGDLIARSVPDDTEEALAHYTRAISVFASLGDDALDARTGAELAAGWLEADLLRPAAAAARARAVLSAYAGVDGEAAQARRAEAENMLGVTEKA, encoded by the coding sequence ATGAGCCAGGCCATGGGCATGGACTTCGACACCCTGCGCCAGGCGATGGCGGACAACCAGGAGCAGCCGGAGGGTCCCGCACGCAACGCGCGCGCGGAGCAACTGCTCGTCGAGGCCGAGAAGCTGAACATCCCGCTCGCCGTGATCGAGGCGCTCGGACACCAGCTGAAGGTCTACAACTACAGCTCCGAGAAGGACAAGATGTTCGTCCCCTTCGCGCGTCTGCTGCGCATGTGGGACGAGCGCCCCGAGGACTTCGACGAGTACGAGACCCACTCCCTGCACTGGGTCTTCAAGTGGATGTCGGCCGGCATGCTCGACCAGCCGCACATCCCGCTCGCCTCCATAGAGAAGTGGCTCGGCGAGATGGAGCACCGTTACCGGCTGGCCGGACACTCCGAACGGGCGGTGCGCGGAGCCGAGTTCAGCGTCGCCGCGCACCTGGGCGACCTGGGGCGCGCCGAGCGGGCGTACACCGCCTGGCTGGCCGCCGACCGGGACACCATGGCCGACTGCCACGCGTGCGAACTCCACAGCCAGGGGTGGTGGCGGGCGGAGCGCGACGCCGACGAGGAGGCGCTGGAACTGTGGCGCCCGGTTCTGGAGGGCGAGTACACGTGCGCCCACGAGCCGCACACCGTCCTGGCGTCCTCGCTGGTCCCCCTGCTGCGTCTGGGCCGCCTGGACGAGGCCCGGGCCCATCACCTGCGGGGCTTCCGGCTGGTGCGCCCCATGGAGAGCATGCGCGGCGCGTACGCGGACCACGTGGAGTTCTGCGCGCTCTCCGGCAACGAGGCGCGCGCCCTGGAGCTGCTCGCGGAGCGGCCCGCCTACTTCACCGACTCCGGGGACCCGCGCAGCAGGCTCGACTTCATGGCCGTGACGGCCCTCCTCATGGACCGCCTGACCGGGCTCGGTCTCGGCGATCAGCCGGTGCCGGGACCGGCCGGCCGGGAGTGGACCGCGAGAGGGCTCGCTGTCCACGCGCGCGGGGAGGCCCTTTCCCTGGCGGCGCTCTTCGACGCGCGCAACGGCACGTCGTACGTCAGTGAGCGGGCTCGTGGGCGGATGGATCAGCGGCCGTTGGTCGAGCGCCTGCCGCTGGGGGTGCGGTCCCGGTCCACGCGACACTTGTCGCCTTCGGCCTCCGCTGCGGGTTCGGGTTCGGGTTCGGGTTCCGCGGCGGCTTCGGCTTCGGCCCGATCGTCGGCCGCCGTCGTGGAGTCGGACGCCGGCTCGGACCCGTCCTCGCTCTCGGCGCTGCTCGCCGAGGCCCGGCGACTGTCCGCGACCCGGAGCCCGGACGCCGTCGAGGCCTGGGCGGCGGCCTCACGGGCCGCCGAGGGCCAGGAGCTGGACGTCCGGGACCGCGCGGAGATCGCCGACCACGCGGCGATGGAACGAGGTCCCGAAGGCATCGAGCTCTTCCATGAGGCGGCCGAGCTCTACGCCGAGGCGAGCGACCCCGGTGAGGCGCTCGCGGCCCGTGCCCGCGCCGCGTACGTCCTCGCCCTCACCGGCGGGCCCGAGGAGGCGCTCGCGACCGTCTCGGAGCTGTACGAGGGGGTGCTCGCCCTCCTCGCGGACGGCGGGACGGGGGTGTCCCAGGCGGCGTCCGTGCTGGTGGGACGGGCGCGGATATTGATGCTGTTGGTGCAGGAGGACGCGAACGAGGACGCGGGCGAGTCGGGGGCGACGGCCTCCGGGACGGCCGGTTCCGGGACCGGCGATTCCGGGACCGGCGGGGACGAGGTCGTGGGCGCCGCCGAGGCGGCCGTACGGGAACTGCTGGCGCTGGCCGAGCCGCACCTCTCGGACGTGCGGATGGCCTCGCGGGCCGCGGAGGCGCGGGCGATGCTCGGGGAGCTCGCGGCGCACGCCGGGGACGCCGAGGCCGCCGCGGAACTGCTCGCGCAGGCCGCGGCGGCGTTCGTGGCCGCGGGGTTGCCGTGGTTCGCCGTCGAGTACGAGTCCCGGCTCGCCGGGATCGCCCGGCACCTGGGCGACGCGGAGGAGGCCGAGCGGGCCGCACGCGCGGCGCTGGAGCACGGAGGGCCTCGCCTGGAGCCGATGGGGCACGCGCAGCTGCACCTGCAGCTCGCCGAGGTCCTGGGCGCCACCGGGCAGTTCGGGCCCGCCTCGGAACACGCCCTGGAGGCCGCGCACTGGGCCGACGAGGCGGGCGAGGGACCCACACTCGGCGCCTGGGCCCGGCACCAGCTCGGCGGGTTCCTGCTCCGTCAGGGGCGGTGGGCCGAGGCCGCGGAGATCCTGGAGTCGGCGCTGCCCGACCTGACCACCGACATGCACGGCGACGGTGCGATCGTGCAGACGCGGTGGTGGCTCGGCGACTGTCTCACCGAGCTCGGCGAACACCGTGCGGCGGCCGAGCACTGGCTGCGGGCCGCGGACGTCGCCCGGCACTGGCCCGAGCAGCGTGACCACGCGATGCTCGCCCATCTCGCCGCCGAGGCGCTCGGCCACGCCGAACTGCCCGCGCAGGCCGAGCAGGCGTACGCGCGCGCCGGTGACCTGTGGCGTGGCCTCGGCAACGTCCACGGTCTGATCCGGTCGCTGCGGGCCCGGGCGTGGGTCGCGCTGCGTACGGACTCAGGGCTGGACGGGGCGCGGGAGTCGATGGCGGCGGCGGTGCGGGAGTGCGAGGAGGGACTTCGGGCGGTGTCGTCCTCCGTTGGGGCCGAGGCTGTGGAGGCCTCGGACGCCATGGCGGGCTCCGATGCCGCGGAGGCCCGTCATCGCCTTGTCGCCGAACTCGGTCACACCCATCGGCAGTTCGGTGACCTGATCGCCCGTTCCGTTCCGGACGACACGGAGGAGGCTCTGGCCCACTACACGCGGGCCATCTCCGTCTTCGCGTCCCTCGGGGACGACGCCCTCGACGCGCGCACCGGGGCCGAGCTCGCGGCGGGGTGGCTGGAGGCCGATCTGCTCCGACCCGCGGCGGCGGCCGCACGCGCGCGTGCGGTGCTTTCCGCGTACGCGGGTGTGGACGGGGAGGCCGCCCAGGCGCGTCGGGCCGAGGCGGAGAACATGCTGGGCGTGACGGAGAAGGCGTGA
- the rsmD gene encoding 16S rRNA (guanine(966)-N(2))-methyltransferase RsmD — protein sequence MTRVIAGRAGGRRLAVPPGTGTRPTSDRAREGLFSTWQSLLGGPLEGERVLDLYAGSGAVGLEALSRGAGHALLVEADARAARIIRENVKTLGLPGAEVRSGKAEQIVQGSAPTDPYDLVFLDPPYAVTDDDLREILLTLRTQGWLAAEALVTVERSTRGGEFSWPDGFDAIRARRYGEGTFWYGRAASTCEDAR from the coding sequence ATGACCCGCGTGATCGCCGGCCGGGCCGGCGGACGCCGTCTGGCCGTCCCGCCGGGCACCGGCACCCGCCCCACCTCCGACCGGGCGCGCGAGGGCCTCTTCTCCACCTGGCAGTCCCTGCTCGGCGGCCCGCTGGAGGGCGAGCGGGTCCTCGACCTGTACGCGGGCTCGGGCGCCGTCGGCCTGGAGGCGCTCAGCCGCGGCGCCGGCCACGCCCTCCTCGTCGAGGCCGACGCCCGCGCGGCCCGCATCATCCGCGAGAACGTGAAAACGCTGGGCCTGCCCGGCGCCGAGGTCAGATCGGGCAAAGCGGAGCAGATCGTCCAGGGATCGGCGCCGACGGATCCGTACGACCTGGTCTTCCTCGACCCGCCGTACGCCGTGACCGACGACGATCTTCGCGAGATTCTGCTCACACTACGGACGCAGGGCTGGCTCGCGGCCGAAGCGCTCGTCACCGTGGAGCGCAGCACCAGAGGCGGCGAATTCAGCTGGCCGGACGGTTTCGACGCGATCCGGGCCCGTCGTTACGGCGAGGGGACGTTTTGGTACGGTCGCGCCGCCTCTACGTGCGAAGACGCACGATGA
- the rpmB gene encoding 50S ribosomal protein L28 — MAANCDVCGKGPGFGNNISHSHRRTSRRWNPNIQRVRTVVGGTPKRVNACTSCIKAGKVSR; from the coding sequence GTGGCTGCCAACTGCGACGTCTGCGGCAAGGGGCCGGGCTTCGGCAACAACATCTCGCACTCGCACCGCCGTACGTCCCGTCGCTGGAACCCCAACATCCAGCGCGTCCGTACCGTGGTGGGCGGGACGCCGAAGCGCGTGAACGCTTGCACCTCGTGCATCAAGGCCGGCAAGGTCTCGCGCTGA